From one Streptomyces sp. SCSIO 30461 genomic stretch:
- a CDS encoding endonuclease/exonuclease/phosphatase family protein, producing the protein MPTPPEPHTLPNSRTEPDGSAVVRALSYNIRSLRDDEDALARVIRACRPDLVFIQEAPRFFRWRKHAARLAAKSELVVLGGGATAAGPLLLCSLRATVERTEDVLLPLTPGLHRRGFATAVVRFGRARVGLLGCHLSLNAAERYTQAGLLLERLGAMGVPQAIVAGDINEPPDGPGFRRIAAELQDCRQVRPWGGEHTFTPDTPNKRVDAVFATPGIEVLGCGVPSDHPGVSAADLRAATDHLPVLAALRIPVPTG; encoded by the coding sequence ATGCCGACGCCGCCCGAGCCCCACACCCTTCCCAACTCCCGTACCGAGCCGGATGGTTCCGCGGTCGTACGGGCGCTCAGCTACAACATCCGCTCCCTGCGGGACGACGAGGACGCGCTCGCCCGGGTGATCCGCGCCTGTCGGCCCGATCTGGTGTTCATCCAGGAAGCGCCGCGCTTCTTCCGCTGGCGCAAGCACGCCGCACGCCTCGCGGCCAAGAGCGAGCTGGTCGTACTGGGGGGTGGCGCCACCGCCGCGGGGCCGCTGTTGCTCTGCTCGCTGCGAGCGACCGTGGAGCGCACCGAGGACGTATTGCTACCACTGACTCCCGGCCTGCACCGCCGGGGCTTCGCGACCGCCGTCGTACGGTTCGGGCGGGCCAGGGTCGGACTGCTCGGCTGCCATCTGAGCCTGAACGCCGCCGAGCGCTACACCCAGGCGGGACTGCTGCTGGAGCGGCTCGGGGCAATGGGCGTACCGCAGGCCATCGTGGCCGGGGACATCAACGAACCGCCCGACGGCCCCGGATTCCGCCGCATCGCGGCCGAGCTCCAGGACTGCCGGCAGGTGCGTCCCTGGGGTGGCGAGCACACCTTCACACCCGACACCCCGAACAAGCGCGTCGACGCCGTCTTCGCGACGCCGGGCATCGAGGTACTCGGCTGCGGGGTGCCGTCGGACCACCCCGGCGTCAGCGCGGCCGACCTGAGGGCCGCGACGGACCACCTGCCGGTGCTGGCCGCTCTGCGCATCCCGGTGCCGACGGGCTGA
- a CDS encoding ROK family glucokinase — MGLTIGVDIGGTKIAAGVVDEEGTILETHTVPTPPTADGIVDAICAAVTGAGKGHDIEAVGIGAAGYVDDKRATVLFAPNIQWRHEPLKDKVEQRVSLPVVVENDANAAAWGEYRFGAGQGHEDVICITLGTGLGGGIIIGNKLRRGRFGVAAEFGHIRVVPDGLLCGCGSQGCWEQYASGRALVRYAQQRAGATPENARILLGLGDGTPAGIEGRHVSEAARQGDKVAVDSFRELARWAGAGLADLASLFDPSAFIVGGGVSDEGDLVLDPIRKSFRRWLIGAQWRPHAQVLAAQLGNRAGMVGAADLARQG, encoded by the coding sequence ATGGGACTCACCATCGGCGTCGACATCGGCGGCACCAAGATCGCGGCCGGCGTGGTTGACGAAGAGGGCACCATTCTCGAAACGCACACGGTGCCCACTCCGCCCACAGCCGACGGGATCGTGGACGCGATCTGCGCGGCCGTCACCGGAGCCGGTAAGGGGCACGACATCGAAGCGGTCGGCATCGGCGCCGCCGGCTATGTCGACGACAAGCGTGCCACCGTCCTCTTCGCACCGAACATCCAGTGGCGCCACGAGCCGCTGAAGGACAAGGTCGAGCAGCGCGTCAGCCTCCCCGTCGTCGTGGAGAACGACGCCAACGCGGCGGCGTGGGGTGAATACCGCTTCGGTGCCGGCCAGGGGCATGAGGACGTCATCTGCATCACGCTCGGCACCGGCCTGGGCGGAGGCATCATCATCGGCAACAAGCTGCGCCGCGGCCGTTTCGGCGTGGCGGCGGAGTTCGGCCACATCCGGGTCGTCCCGGACGGGCTGCTGTGCGGTTGCGGCAGCCAGGGCTGCTGGGAGCAGTACGCCTCGGGGCGCGCCCTCGTCCGGTACGCCCAGCAGCGTGCGGGCGCGACCCCGGAGAACGCACGGATCCTGCTCGGACTCGGCGACGGCACGCCCGCGGGCATCGAAGGCAGGCATGTCAGCGAGGCGGCGCGGCAGGGCGACAAGGTGGCCGTCGACTCCTTCCGCGAGCTGGCGCGCTGGGCGGGGGCCGGACTCGCGGACCTGGCCTCGCTGTTCGACCCGTCCGCCTTCATCGTCGGCGGCGGTGTCTCGGACGAGGGCGATCTGGTTCTCGACCCGATCCGCAAGTCCTTCCGCCGCTGGCTGATCGGGGCACAGTGGCGCCCGCACGCCCAGGTGCTCGCCGCCCAGCTCGGCAACAGGGCAGGCATGGTCGGCGCCGCCGACCTGGCCCGCCAGGGCTGA
- a CDS encoding DUF5304 domain-containing protein codes for MSDATERPAADADAWAEACAEDLAAERARRREQQYGHGGGTGSAAEELRKLMDAVADRVSSLQNPLFGMAAQGAVQQMISQAKAAVEPVIERNPQVFDHLAAAGSELLAAYRSAVEGHERRWTRGDTQGVTPDEKPGGTPGERRDGPDDGPREQIDLD; via the coding sequence ATGAGCGATGCCACCGAGCGTCCCGCCGCCGATGCCGACGCCTGGGCCGAAGCGTGTGCCGAGGACCTGGCGGCCGAGCGAGCCCGCCGCAGGGAGCAGCAGTACGGGCACGGCGGCGGCACCGGGTCCGCGGCGGAGGAGCTACGCAAGTTGATGGATGCCGTGGCCGACAGGGTGTCCTCATTGCAGAACCCGCTCTTCGGTATGGCGGCACAGGGTGCCGTACAGCAGATGATCAGCCAGGCCAAGGCTGCCGTCGAGCCGGTCATCGAGCGCAATCCGCAGGTCTTCGACCATCTCGCCGCCGCCGGAAGCGAGCTGCTCGCGGCCTACCGCTCCGCCGTCGAGGGTCATGAGCGGCGCTGGACGCGCGGCGATACCCAGGGCGTGACCCCGGACGAGAAGCCCGGCGGGACACCCGGCGAGCGGCGGGACGGCCCCGACGACGGGCCGCGCGAGCAGATCGACCTGGACTGA
- a CDS encoding ArsA-related P-loop ATPase, whose amino-acid sequence MRLVLVTGLGGSGRTTVAAATALAAARSGRRTLLLTAGGASVLGAPVGIEPVDVAERMWAARIDSGAHFRRELLAFQERCTGALDLLGARKLEDEELTELPGSEQFALLKALRELRRGAVWDTVVVDMPPVHETIALLGLPEQLRRYVRRLLPPERQAARALRPVLAQLAGVPMPARWLYESAARWETELSAVQQLIEDTDTTVRLVAEPGPAAEDALLTARLGVALYGMRVDAVVANRILPSASPDPWLAGLRAQQEKALDRWHQESGPGTGTVPLLPVAHLGRDPRGLDDLSALAPALGMGPEPEAADHPEPWDIRRAPSSGVGRGGSGDASEGELHWVLPLPGAVKEELGLVRRGDELLVTVGPFRRVLPLPPVLRRCTVSGAGLRDGELRIRFTPDPAVWPQRR is encoded by the coding sequence ATGCGACTCGTCCTTGTCACCGGGCTCGGCGGTTCGGGCCGCACCACCGTCGCGGCGGCCACCGCGCTCGCCGCGGCCCGCAGTGGTCGGCGAACCCTGCTGCTCACGGCCGGGGGCGCGTCCGTGCTGGGCGCGCCCGTGGGCATCGAACCGGTCGACGTGGCCGAGCGCATGTGGGCCGCTCGTATCGACTCCGGCGCGCACTTCCGCCGCGAACTGCTCGCCTTCCAGGAGCGCTGCACCGGGGCGCTCGATCTGCTGGGCGCCCGGAAGCTGGAGGACGAAGAGCTCACGGAGCTTCCCGGCAGCGAGCAGTTCGCGCTGCTGAAGGCGCTGCGCGAACTGCGGCGCGGCGCTGTCTGGGACACGGTCGTCGTCGACATGCCGCCGGTCCACGAGACGATCGCCCTGCTCGGCCTGCCCGAACAGCTGCGCCGCTATGTGCGGCGCCTGCTGCCGCCGGAACGCCAGGCGGCCCGGGCACTTCGCCCGGTGCTGGCCCAGCTCGCCGGCGTGCCGATGCCCGCGCGGTGGCTGTACGAGAGCGCCGCTCGCTGGGAGACGGAGCTCAGCGCCGTACAGCAGCTGATCGAGGACACGGACACCACGGTCCGGCTGGTCGCCGAGCCCGGCCCTGCCGCTGAGGACGCCCTGCTGACGGCGCGGCTGGGCGTCGCGCTGTACGGGATGCGGGTGGACGCTGTGGTGGCCAACCGCATCCTGCCGTCGGCGTCGCCGGACCCCTGGCTCGCCGGGCTCCGGGCCCAGCAGGAGAAGGCACTGGACCGCTGGCACCAGGAGAGCGGGCCCGGGACCGGCACGGTACCGCTGCTGCCGGTGGCTCATCTGGGCAGGGATCCCCGAGGACTCGACGACCTGTCCGCACTGGCACCCGCGCTGGGCATGGGCCCGGAGCCGGAGGCGGCGGACCATCCCGAACCCTGGGACATCCGGCGGGCACCGTCATCGGGCGTGGGCCGGGGTGGGAGTGGGGACGCGAGCGAGGGCGAGCTCCACTGGGTGCTCCCGCTCCCCGGTGCAGTAAAGGAGGAGCTGGGGCTGGTTCGCCGCGGCGATGAACTCCTGGTCACCGTGGGGCCCTTCCGGCGGGTGCTCCCGCTGCCTCCGGTGCTGCGCCGTTGCACCGTCTCGGGCGCGGGTCTCAGGGACGGCGAGCTCCGGATCAGGTTCACACCCGATCCGGCTGTGTGGCCGCAGCGCCGCTGA
- a CDS encoding SRPBCC family protein, translating to MAEHTSSSITIDAAPADVMGVISDFARYPEWTGEVKETEVLEKDDQGRAAKVRLVLDAGAIKDDHTLAYTWTGANQVSWTLVKSQMLRELDGSYTLAPVDGGERTEVTYQLTVDVKIPMLGMIKRKAEKVIIDRALAGLKKRVESGAGA from the coding sequence ATGGCGGAACACACCAGCTCGAGCATCACCATCGACGCGGCGCCCGCCGACGTCATGGGGGTGATCTCCGACTTCGCGCGCTACCCGGAGTGGACCGGCGAGGTGAAGGAGACCGAGGTCCTGGAGAAGGACGACCAGGGGCGTGCGGCGAAGGTCCGGCTGGTGCTCGACGCCGGCGCCATCAAGGACGACCACACCCTCGCGTACACCTGGACGGGGGCGAACCAGGTCTCCTGGACGCTGGTCAAATCCCAGATGCTGCGCGAGCTCGACGGCTCCTACACGCTGGCGCCGGTCGACGGCGGTGAGCGGACCGAGGTCACGTACCAGCTCACCGTGGACGTCAAGATCCCGATGCTCGGCATGATCAAGCGCAAGGCCGAGAAGGTCATCATCGACCGCGCCCTCGCGGGTCTGAAGAAGCGCGTCGAGTCCGGCGCCGGCGCCTGA
- a CDS encoding metallophosphoesterase: protein MRVHVVSDVHGNTRDLARAGEGADALICLGDLVLFLDYADHSRGIFPDLFGVENADRIVALRTARRFEEARAFGRQLWAGLDREAAIVSAVRKQYAEMFAAFPTPTYATYGNVDIPALWPEYARPGTTVLDGDRVELDGRVFGFVGGGLRTPMRTPFEISDEEYAAKVEALGEVDVLCSHIPPDVPELTYDVIPRRFERGSRALLDAIRRTRPRYALFGHVHQPLAQRMRIGATECVNVGHFAATGRPWALEW, encoded by the coding sequence ATGCGCGTTCACGTAGTCAGCGACGTCCATGGGAACACAAGAGACCTGGCCAGGGCCGGTGAGGGGGCCGATGCCTTGATCTGCCTGGGTGACCTGGTGCTCTTCCTGGACTACGCCGATCACTCGCGCGGGATCTTCCCCGACCTCTTCGGGGTCGAGAACGCCGATCGGATCGTGGCGCTGCGCACCGCGCGCCGCTTCGAGGAGGCCCGGGCGTTCGGGCGGCAACTGTGGGCTGGCCTGGACCGCGAAGCCGCCATCGTCTCCGCCGTGCGCAAGCAGTACGCCGAGATGTTCGCCGCCTTCCCCACGCCGACGTATGCGACGTACGGGAACGTGGACATCCCCGCCCTCTGGCCGGAGTACGCCCGCCCCGGCACCACGGTGCTGGACGGCGACCGGGTCGAGCTCGACGGCCGTGTCTTCGGTTTCGTCGGCGGCGGACTGCGCACCCCCATGCGCACGCCCTTCGAGATCTCCGACGAGGAGTACGCGGCCAAGGTCGAGGCGCTCGGCGAAGTGGACGTCCTGTGCTCGCACATCCCACCGGACGTGCCCGAGCTGACCTACGACGTCATCCCACGCCGTTTCGAGCGCGGCAGCCGCGCCCTGCTGGACGCCATCCGCCGCACCCGGCCCCGGTACGCGCTGTTCGGGCACGTCCACCAGCCGCTGGCCCAGCGGATGCGGATCGGCGCCACCGAGTGCGTGAACGTTGGGCACTTCGCCGCCACGGGACGGCCCTGGGCCCTGGAATGGTGA
- a CDS encoding AMP-dependent synthetase/ligase — MREFSLPALYEVPTDGNLTDLIRRNATQHPDVAVMSRKVGGTWTDVTATRFLAEVRAAAKGLIAAGVQPGDRVALMSRTRYEWIQLDFAIWSAGGVTVPVYETCSAEQVLWILGDSGAVAAIVESDAHAEALESVRAELPALKQVWQIERGAIDELTAACAEVTDALVDERSAIAKADDPATIVYTSGTTGRPKGCVLTHRAFFAECGNLVERLSPLFRTGHSSVLLFLPAAHVFGRMVAIAPAMAPIKLGCAPDVKNLTDELAGFRPTLILGVPRVFEKVYNSARAKAQADGKGKIFDKAADTAIAYSRALDGPGGVPLLLKLKHRLFDKLVFSKLRAVLGGRGEYAISGGAPLGERLGHFFRGIGFTVLEGYGLTETCAATTFNPYDRPKIGTVGQPIPGSVVRIADDGEVLVHGEHVFSGYWNNEKATAEALSDGWFHTGDIGTLDEDGYLAITGRKKEILVTAGGKNVAPAVIEDRIRAHALVAECMVVGDGRPFVGALITIDEDFLARWAADHGKPAGSTAASLCEDPDLLAEIQRAVDEGNSAVSKAESVRKFRILGSQFTEEAGHITPSLKLKRNVVTKEFAGEIESIYGA, encoded by the coding sequence TTGCGTGAGTTCAGCCTTCCGGCCCTGTACGAGGTCCCCACGGACGGAAACCTGACGGATCTCATCCGCCGTAATGCGACCCAGCATCCGGATGTCGCTGTCATGAGCCGTAAGGTCGGGGGCACCTGGACGGATGTCACCGCCACCCGGTTCCTGGCCGAGGTACGGGCCGCCGCCAAGGGGCTGATCGCCGCGGGTGTGCAGCCCGGCGACCGGGTCGCCCTGATGTCCCGCACCCGCTACGAGTGGATCCAGCTCGACTTCGCGATCTGGAGCGCCGGCGGTGTGACCGTACCGGTGTACGAGACCTGCTCGGCCGAGCAGGTGCTCTGGATCCTCGGTGACTCCGGCGCGGTCGCCGCGATCGTGGAGAGCGACGCGCACGCCGAGGCCCTGGAGTCCGTGCGGGCGGAACTGCCCGCGCTCAAGCAGGTCTGGCAGATCGAGCGCGGCGCGATCGACGAGCTGACCGCGGCCTGCGCCGAGGTCACCGACGCGCTGGTGGACGAGCGCAGTGCCATCGCCAAGGCGGACGACCCGGCGACGATCGTCTACACCTCGGGTACCACCGGTCGCCCCAAGGGCTGTGTGCTCACCCACCGCGCCTTCTTCGCGGAGTGCGGCAACCTCGTCGAGCGGCTGAGCCCGCTGTTCCGTACCGGCCACAGCTCGGTGCTGCTGTTTCTGCCCGCCGCGCACGTCTTCGGCCGGATGGTCGCGATCGCGCCCGCGATGGCCCCGATCAAGCTGGGTTGCGCCCCGGACGTCAAGAACCTCACCGATGAGCTGGCGGGCTTCCGGCCGACGCTGATCCTCGGTGTGCCGCGCGTCTTCGAGAAGGTCTACAACTCGGCGCGGGCGAAGGCGCAGGCCGACGGCAAGGGCAAGATCTTCGACAAGGCAGCCGACACGGCGATCGCGTACAGCCGCGCTCTGGACGGCCCCGGCGGGGTGCCGCTCCTGCTGAAGCTCAAGCACAGGCTGTTCGACAAGCTGGTCTTCAGCAAGCTGCGCGCGGTGCTGGGCGGGCGCGGTGAGTACGCCATCTCCGGTGGCGCGCCGCTCGGCGAGCGGCTCGGCCACTTCTTCCGCGGCATCGGCTTCACGGTGCTGGAGGGCTACGGCCTGACGGAGACCTGCGCGGCCACCACGTTCAACCCGTACGACCGGCCGAAGATCGGCACGGTCGGCCAGCCCATACCTGGCTCGGTGGTCCGGATCGCCGACGACGGCGAGGTGCTGGTGCACGGCGAGCACGTGTTCTCGGGCTACTGGAACAACGAGAAGGCGACCGCCGAGGCGCTGTCCGACGGCTGGTTCCACACCGGCGACATCGGCACCCTGGACGAGGACGGCTACCTCGCGATCACCGGCCGCAAGAAGGAGATACTGGTGACGGCGGGCGGCAAGAACGTCGCCCCCGCGGTCATCGAGGACCGGATCCGGGCGCACGCGCTGGTCGCTGAGTGCATGGTGGTCGGTGACGGGCGGCCCTTCGTGGGTGCGCTGATCACCATCGACGAGGACTTCCTGGCCCGCTGGGCCGCCGACCACGGCAAGCCGGCCGGCTCCACGGCGGCTTCGCTGTGCGAGGACCCGGACCTGCTGGCGGAGATCCAGCGGGCGGTGGACGAGGGCAACAGTGCGGTTTCCAAGGCGGAATCGGTGCGGAAGTTCCGCATCCTGGGCTCCCAGTTCACTGAGGAGGCAGGCCACATCACGCCGTCGCTGAAGCTGAAGCGGAATGTGGTGACGAAGGAGTTCGCCGGAGAGATCGAGTCGATCTACGGCGCCTGA
- a CDS encoding GMC oxidoreductase encodes MTSNLTRRHLLGLGALQTAAALGLTRIGAVPARAAERASADTRVPALVIGSGYGGAVTALRLGEAGISTLVLEMGRLWDTPGADGKVFCTTSAPDQRSMWFRTRTEAPLAQFLWLDVVNKDISPYPGVLDRVRFADMSVYVGRGVGGGSLVNGGMAVTPQRSYFSEMLPNVDADAMYGTYFPRANAMLGVNTVNSSWFESTEWYRFSRVSRKHAARAGLRTVFVPNVYDFGYMEREAAGQVAKSALAGEVIYGNNHGKRSLDRTYLAAAVGTGNVTIETLQRARDIRREPDGGYVVTAERIDLTGKVVSTREIGCDRLFLSAGSLGTTELLLRARETGTLPELSTDVGGGWGPNGNVMTARANHIWDTVGAKQATMPVMGIDDWSNAANPVFAEIAPLPMGFEHWISLYLAITRNPERADLTYDTATGKLGLDWTRAQSQVSVNSAKTLFDRINKANVTIYRYDLFGGNKTFADDFTYHPLGGCVLGRATDDYGRVRGAPGIYVTDGALVPGSIGVNPFVTISALAERNIERVLAEDYARAVRAA; translated from the coding sequence ATGACATCAAATCTGACGCGTCGTCATCTTCTGGGTCTCGGCGCCCTCCAGACCGCGGCGGCACTCGGCCTGACCCGTATCGGGGCCGTTCCGGCCCGAGCAGCCGAACGGGCCTCCGCCGACACCCGCGTCCCCGCCCTCGTCATCGGCTCCGGCTACGGAGGCGCGGTCACCGCACTGCGCCTCGGTGAGGCCGGGATCAGCACCCTCGTCCTGGAGATGGGCCGCCTGTGGGACACCCCGGGCGCCGACGGAAAGGTCTTCTGCACCACCAGCGCCCCCGACCAGCGGTCCATGTGGTTCCGCACCCGCACCGAGGCGCCGCTCGCCCAGTTCCTGTGGCTCGATGTGGTCAACAAGGACATCAGCCCCTACCCGGGGGTCCTCGACCGCGTCCGCTTCGCCGACATGTCGGTGTACGTGGGGCGGGGTGTCGGCGGTGGATCGCTCGTCAACGGCGGAATGGCCGTCACTCCGCAACGGTCCTACTTCAGCGAGATGCTGCCCAACGTGGACGCCGACGCCATGTACGGCACGTACTTCCCGCGCGCCAACGCGATGCTCGGCGTCAACACCGTCAACTCGTCCTGGTTCGAGTCCACGGAGTGGTACCGCTTCAGCCGGGTCTCACGCAAGCACGCCGCCAGAGCGGGGCTGCGGACCGTATTCGTGCCCAATGTGTACGACTTCGGGTACATGGAGCGCGAGGCAGCGGGACAGGTCGCCAAGTCGGCGCTCGCCGGAGAGGTCATCTACGGGAACAACCACGGCAAACGCAGCCTCGACCGCACCTATCTGGCGGCCGCCGTCGGCACCGGGAACGTCACCATAGAGACCCTCCAGCGGGCCCGTGACATCCGGCGGGAGCCCGACGGCGGCTATGTCGTCACCGCCGAACGGATCGACCTGACCGGCAAGGTCGTCTCCACCCGCGAGATCGGCTGCGACCGGCTGTTCCTCAGTGCCGGCAGCCTCGGCACCACCGAACTCCTGCTGCGCGCCCGCGAGACCGGCACCCTGCCCGAGCTCAGCACGGACGTCGGCGGTGGCTGGGGGCCCAATGGCAACGTCATGACCGCCCGCGCCAACCACATCTGGGACACCGTCGGCGCCAAGCAGGCGACCATGCCGGTCATGGGCATCGACGACTGGTCCAACGCCGCCAACCCGGTCTTCGCCGAGATCGCCCCGCTGCCCATGGGCTTCGAGCACTGGATCAGCCTGTACCTGGCGATCACCCGCAACCCCGAGCGTGCCGACCTCACCTACGACACGGCCACGGGCAAGCTGGGGCTCGACTGGACCAGAGCGCAGAGCCAGGTCTCCGTCAACTCGGCCAAGACCCTGTTCGACCGGATCAACAAGGCCAATGTCACGATCTACCGCTACGACCTGTTCGGCGGCAACAAGACCTTCGCCGACGACTTCACCTATCACCCGCTGGGCGGCTGTGTGCTGGGGCGCGCGACGGACGACTACGGGCGGGTGCGCGGGGCGCCCGGGATATACGTCACCGACGGAGCCCTCGTACCGGGCTCCATCGGCGTCAATCCGTTCGTCACCATCTCCGCGCTCGCCGAACGGAACATCGAGCGCGTACTGGCAGAGGACTACGCCCGTGCGGTCCGGGCCGCCTGA
- a CDS encoding glycosyltransferase family 4 protein has product MDKTLIVTNDFPPRPGGIQAFLHNMALRLDPERLVVYASTWKRGREGVEATAAFDAEQPFTVIRDRTTMLLPTPRVTRRAVGLLREHGCTSVWFGAAAPLGLMAPALRRAGARRLVATTHGHEAGWAQLPGARRLLRRIGEGTDTITHLGEYTRSRIAGALTPEAAGRMVQLPPGVDEKTFHPGSGGDAVRERLGLSDRPVVVCVSRLVPRKGQDTLIRAMPAILADVPDAVLLIVGGGPYENDLRRLAHSTGVTDSVRFTGPVPWEELPAHHGAGDVFAMPCRTRRGGLDVEGLGIVYLEASATGLPVVAGDSGGAPDAVLDGETGWVVRGDRPEESADRIVTLLRDPELRRRMGECGRGWVEEKWRWDLLAERLKTLL; this is encoded by the coding sequence ATGGACAAGACCCTGATCGTCACCAACGACTTCCCGCCCCGACCGGGCGGGATCCAGGCATTCCTGCACAACATGGCGTTGCGCCTGGATCCCGAGCGGCTGGTCGTCTATGCCTCCACCTGGAAGCGCGGCCGTGAGGGCGTCGAGGCGACCGCGGCATTCGACGCCGAGCAGCCGTTCACGGTGATCAGGGACCGTACGACCATGCTGCTCCCCACCCCCAGGGTCACCCGGCGCGCGGTGGGGCTGCTCAGGGAGCACGGCTGCACCTCGGTCTGGTTCGGGGCCGCCGCTCCGCTCGGACTGATGGCGCCCGCGCTGCGGCGCGCCGGCGCCCGGCGGCTGGTCGCCACCACCCATGGGCATGAGGCGGGCTGGGCGCAGCTGCCAGGGGCGCGGCGGCTGCTGCGCCGGATCGGCGAAGGCACGGACACCATCACCCATCTCGGGGAGTACACCCGCTCGCGGATCGCCGGGGCGCTGACCCCCGAAGCGGCCGGGCGGATGGTTCAGCTGCCCCCCGGCGTCGACGAGAAGACCTTCCACCCCGGCTCGGGCGGCGACGCCGTACGCGAACGCCTCGGCCTCAGTGACCGCCCGGTGGTCGTCTGCGTCTCCCGGCTGGTCCCGCGCAAGGGCCAGGACACCCTGATCCGGGCCATGCCCGCGATCCTCGCCGACGTGCCGGACGCCGTGCTGCTGATCGTCGGCGGAGGCCCGTACGAGAACGACCTGCGGCGCCTCGCCCACTCCACCGGCGTCACGGACTCCGTCCGCTTCACCGGCCCCGTCCCCTGGGAGGAACTGCCCGCGCACCACGGTGCCGGGGACGTCTTCGCCATGCCCTGCCGCACCCGCCGCGGCGGACTTGACGTGGAGGGCCTCGGCATCGTCTACCTGGAGGCCTCGGCCACCGGTCTCCCGGTGGTCGCCGGGGACTCGGGCGGCGCTCCGGACGCGGTGCTCGACGGCGAGACGGGCTGGGTGGTGCGCGGCGACCGCCCCGAGGAGTCGGCCGACCGGATCGTGACCCTGCTCCGCGATCCGGAACTGCGCCGCCGGATGGGCGAGTGCGGCCGTGGGTGGGTCGAGGAGAAGTGGCGCTGGGACCTGCTCGCCGAGCGGCTCAAGACCCTGCTCTGA
- a CDS encoding glycosyltransferase 87 family protein has protein sequence MRGAARAVLPVAGWVITRTVLLLWVLKVLHVAGPDVTSDVEVIYQGWFEVLKTGTYPLDDVTWQYPPAAALAVLAPGSLPFLGYTKAFFLLSLLCDALVMGLLTYAGRRPEKSPRGVWFWVVGVPLLGPTAYARYDLMVTAVAVAALLAAARRPALAGALAGLGAMLKVWPLLVLAGMRHGAAARRSWLAAGAAVGGLLLAFGAAMPGALAFLTFQRDRGTEVESLGALVFHVARHYGWEGEVLLNYGSVEFLGPYVPLVSRAALALTAMAFAWLLVWRLRAREFTAGTAADAAFTAVLLFTTTSRVISPQYMIWLVGLAAVCMVFRTSRMALPACLVLIATGVTYLEFPIWFADVVTSSPRGIALLAVRNGLLVAASLLACRRLWTSTVPGAADRAGAGGSASPDQPVRDRELQGFRGGTPPAQARRVRRYARHSAVKAAREVPRTSRRASSRPWRGTAR, from the coding sequence ATGAGAGGCGCGGCGCGCGCAGTCCTTCCCGTCGCGGGGTGGGTGATCACCAGGACCGTGCTGCTGCTGTGGGTGCTGAAGGTGCTCCATGTCGCCGGGCCCGACGTGACCAGCGACGTCGAGGTGATCTACCAGGGCTGGTTCGAGGTGCTCAAGACCGGCACGTACCCGCTGGACGACGTCACCTGGCAGTACCCGCCCGCCGCAGCGCTCGCCGTCCTCGCCCCCGGCTCACTGCCCTTCCTCGGCTACACCAAGGCATTCTTCCTGCTCTCGCTGCTCTGCGACGCACTGGTCATGGGGCTGCTGACATATGCGGGACGCCGACCGGAGAAGTCACCGAGAGGCGTCTGGTTCTGGGTCGTCGGGGTGCCGCTGCTCGGACCCACCGCGTATGCGCGCTACGACCTGATGGTGACCGCCGTCGCGGTGGCGGCCCTGCTCGCGGCGGCCCGCAGACCCGCGCTCGCCGGGGCACTCGCCGGTCTCGGAGCGATGCTGAAGGTCTGGCCGCTGCTCGTGCTGGCCGGGATGCGGCATGGGGCGGCGGCGCGTCGCTCCTGGCTCGCGGCCGGGGCCGCGGTGGGCGGACTGCTGCTGGCCTTCGGCGCGGCGATGCCGGGCGCGCTGGCGTTCCTCACCTTCCAGCGCGACCGGGGCACCGAGGTCGAGTCGCTGGGTGCGCTGGTGTTCCATGTGGCCCGGCACTACGGGTGGGAAGGAGAGGTGCTCCTCAACTACGGCTCGGTCGAGTTCCTCGGCCCGTACGTTCCGCTGGTGAGCCGGGCCGCACTGGCACTGACGGCGATGGCGTTCGCCTGGCTGCTGGTCTGGCGGCTGCGGGCCAGGGAGTTCACGGCGGGAACGGCGGCGGACGCGGCGTTCACCGCGGTGCTGCTGTTCACCACCACCAGCCGGGTGATCAGCCCTCAGTACATGATCTGGCTGGTGGGCCTCGCGGCGGTGTGCATGGTGTTCCGCACCAGCAGGATGGCGCTGCCCGCCTGCCTGGTGCTGATCGCCACGGGGGTCACCTATCTGGAGTTCCCCATCTGGTTCGCGGACGTGGTGACCAGCAGCCCGCGCGGAATCGCGCTGCTGGCCGTCCGCAACGGGCTGCTGGTGGCGGCCTCCCTGCTGGCCTGCCGGCGGCTGTGGACCAGCACAGTCCCCGGGGCGGCGGACCGGGCGGGCGCCGGGGGTTCTGCCTCGCCGGATCAGCCGGTGCGGGACAGGGAGTTGCAGGGCTTCCGAGGGGGCACACCGCCTGCTCAGGCCAGGCGCGTCCGCAGGTACGCCCGCCACTCGGCGGTGAAGGCAGCCCGCGAGGTACCCAGGACCTCGCGTAGGGCATCGTCCAGGCCCTGGCGGGGCACCGCGCGGTAG